DNA sequence from the Bombus huntii isolate Logan2020A chromosome 7, iyBomHunt1.1, whole genome shotgun sequence genome:
TATCTTCCTAatttgttctctcttcctaATAAGAAGTGAGTGCGTAAAAAACACAATAATATTTGTACTCGACGACACTATTTGAAAAAACACATTAGAAAGCGTGAttgtaaaaaagaagaagaaaacacCGAACGAAACTAAGATGATGTCGATCAATACGAAGACCTCTGGTACCTTTAAGAAAAGCACGCCGTGCTCTGCAACGATTTGCACgtgtatatttgtaaaattatttgcatagTCGACATAGTCGATTGCAAGAAAGATTGTAAAGAAAGTGAAAAAAACATTGTACGCTTaatgtaaatgtaaacgaCTGTCAGTTTTCTACTTGAACCtcttatttcgaatatttttttgttatcGTGCGGGCGCTTGTGAAATTTGttgatatatttaatatttgtttttctaAGAGACATTCCATCCTTGATAAAATATCCTTCCCCGTGtaaagaattgaaaaattagCTAAACAAATTCTCAGGCAAGGGTCTCCTTCGTTATCTTCAGAACTTCATTAAAAAAAGGAACAGTAGGCAGCAAAATTCTTTCTACGTTCAAACATATGGTGAATCTGTCTTTGCTAAAAGTGTCTTAGAACATTAATTTCGAAGTACCACTACAAGAAACAAAATCCTTTCTCTTCGTtgatttgttaaaaaaaaaaaaaaaaaggatgcTCAACATGTTTCTCACCGATCTGTACACTTTTAGAGAACATTCGCCGTATCCGTCATATATGTTTTTCTGAAAATTGGTTGTCGCTATGATTACATGTTTCTGACCGATTCTTCGTTTCCATATATAGCATCTACTTATTTTCCTTCACCCTACTGGCTTTTCAGGTGTTCACTTGTGAGTATAAGAAGTGTGATAATTGTATGAATTCGCGTTACGATGGCGGTACGACGGTGTACACAGAAGATTGATATCAAAGATTACATAGAGATTAGCAATTAGTGTGAAAAAAGACGAGGGGGGCAAATTTCGCTAACGTTGTGCGAAATTTTGAAGAAAGTATATATGACGGTATTTTTCACGAGATCGCCCTCGTTTTTTCTATGTGTTTTTTTTCCATATGTATAAAGAAATAACTCGCATACAAGTATACTAAGATCTTTTCGCAGACGTACAAATATGTCCGTTCGCAGACGTTTACTGTGCAAGGAACTATCTGAGATTAGTTCTAAGATTTAATCTTAACTTTAAATAAAAGTGTGATGTGTTACCAGATTTTAagagacaaatatatatgttgtTTTGTTACCAGATCAGGACGAAATGATTGATTTTATTCCATTTCGTAGCATGCCGATAATTATATAAGAGCATTCAGGATAATCGTTTCTTTCGTctgattaatttctttctcgttgCATGAGTAGTAACGTAACCGGGCATTTACTGAACGATTCATTTAGAGCGGACATACTTTCTCATTTTTTCCTTAATTCTCTTTCTTACTGtactttttgttttgttttttcttttttttgtttttattgaattcaaaattaaatttgttgtgtgaatttaattgtaatttcgTTTAAACTATAATTTGATGGAATCGCGATTTAGTAATTTAAGCTTGTTTCACATGGTGATATCTGTTCCACTATATTTCATTGCCTTATTATTCTTCTAATACCGATCAACCTAGAGCAATTGACAGTTTCGCAATTTTCAATTGAGACGAAATGCTCTAATTAACTAATATATTATTCTGTACACAAAATGATTAATAAACTAAAGGTAATTGcatgaaattttaatcatGGATGTTTAAtgatcttttcttttttgtgtGGTTTTGTCATCATAAATTATATCattgttattataaaattaatatattatcaaaatataaCAAAGGTTTATATTCGTCAGTGAGTAATAACTTGTACGATTTGTCGATGCTCAGAATCATATTAAATAACGTTGGTAAAGGAAGACGATAAAAGCGACGATAAAAGAACAATGAAATCTATCGTTTTAAGCTGCGACAAATCGGTACACTTTTAATTTCAGCTCAGTTCTTAACCATCAGCTTCAGTTTTTTTGCGTTGTACATAGATTTTTCTTTCAGCTTTCCAAGGCCCTCCGCAAGCGTCATTTTCTTCTTGCTCACTTCGTGAAGCATTTCTCTAACATCCTCGGAATCAGTTGTTTGCAACAAAGTAACATAACCGAGCTCGTGCcatattttgatgaaaaacGTGGCGCAACCGTCCGCGTAGCTGCCGAATTCACCGCACTTCCAGTCCCATGGTACCATGTAGTGATACATCGGCCAAAATGACTTCGTTAGGAAGAATACACTGATGTTGTCTTGTGGCAATCTGGAACCGTGAGTAGTTTGCTTTGGATTCGGTACTTGATCATGCAAAAATTTTCGATACAaagatttctttaattttttgttgCGATATCGATGTAAAATCTTTTCtctaattttcaatttctcctataaaaatttcattgtatGAAATTTCGTGATTCTTTCGCGTTGCTTCAATATTAAGAAGAGAATTTCTTTCTCGTTAACTAATGAACAATGTTTTATCGAATAACGAAGATGGATATGAAGCGATATTGACAACtaaaggaaataattttctaattaaattacattgtaTTTTACGAATTCAAGGAATTTGTTAATCTCGTCGAACAATTACAGCGAAATGATTAATCAGAGGATCGTTTGTATTAGTTTCATCAAGCTTCTTATATTTTCAACgaatttaacattttattgaaCGGTGATTCCATCGTTGTCTATCCTGACAGTGCCGTGGCTACCAGGCATTTTAAAGAACAGTTTGTACAATATGCTAAAGGTATCTGAAATTTGCATTAACTTTTGCGTTTCCATACTCCAGATCAAGCGCGCGCTGTTCACCAGCCAAGATACGTTCACCGTAATGGCGAATCGCAGCACTCCCGTGATCAGTATGGTCTCAGTCATCGATTCGTCCCAGTATTCCAGCGGCGCGTTCAATGGCAATATTAGTCcgaatattatgaataatggcCAGTAGAATCTGTAAATACAAAGAAGAGAAATTGCGTTACGAAGATGCGTGAAAAATTAGGCAAGAAGTTAAATATTGAACGCttgaacgaaagaaaatatctATGTTCGAAGAAATGGAATTGTGCGAAGAAGAGTCAGTGCCAGAAA
Encoded proteins:
- the LOC126867757 gene encoding acyl-CoA Delta-9 desaturase isoform X2 is translated as MLDEKQPARKQEMKWAAILWYIYIHVLGVYAIWFLFTSAKWMTVIFTLFITTLGCLGVTAGAHRLWAHGTYEATGSLRLLLMLFHTLAGVGSIHDWVLYHRLHHKYYGTDKDPYNHKKGFFYSHYVGNILSPSMDLEEIKREIDMRDIEQDGYVWFQKKFYWPLFIIFGLILPLNAPLEYWDESMTETILITGVLRFAITVNVSWLVNSARLIWSMETQKLPQDNISVFFLTKSFWPMYHYMVPWDWKCGEFGSYADGCATFFIKIWHELGYVTLLQTTDSEDVREMLHEVSKKKMTLAEGLGKLKEKSMYNAKKLKLMVKN